From the genome of Treponema denticola:
AAATGTCTGTATCATGGAGGAGAGCCCGCGCAAGAGCAAACCGCTGAACCTGTCCGCCCGACAAATTCTTTCCGCCCGATTCAATATAAAAATCCAAACCCGAATTACCGTCTCCCGAAGAGTTTCTGTTTAAAATAAACTCGTCTAAGAGAACCTTTTTTAATACGCTCATCAATTCTTCATCGCTTGCAGCAGGCTTTGCTATTAAAAGGTTTTCTCTAACCGAAGCGCCGAACAAAAAGCTTTCGGTAGAAACAAGGTTCATATACTTAGCTCTAAATTCGTCGGGGAGTTTTTTTGCTTCTATGCCCGATAAGAGAATTTCGCCGGAATAGTTTTTTTGTAAGCCCATAAGTAAGGCAGCCGCAGTGGATTTGCCCGAACCGCTTTCTCCTGCGATGCCGTAAAAGCCCGGTTTTAAAAATTCAAGAGAGATATTTTTTAGAGCCTGCTTTGATTCGTTATAATTAAAGTTTAAATTTTTTACTTCGAGCGAAGGCAAATTGCCCTGTAGAGAATCAGGCTGACTGCCGGGCTGAGACCCTTTAATTTTTTTTGCTGTTTCTTCAAGTTCGGCTTCGCTTAAAATTGAAGCCGAATCGCTTTTTACATCCATCAATTCAAAGAGGCGGTTAGCTGCGGTTATGCCGTTCATCGCTATATGAAAGAACGAGCCCAGTGCACGCAGAGGTAAAAAGAATTCGGCACAGAGCAAAATAAAAAGAAGAGCGCCTTCTATCGAAAGATTTCCGGCTCTTAACTGATAAAGACTGACGATTGTTCCGAGGGCAGTCCCGCCGTAGGCAACGGTATCCATCACAAAGATAGAATTAAGCTGCATGGTTAAAACCCTCATCGTTACCCGTCTAAAATTTTCCGCCTCGGCATTTAGTTCCCTATGCTGAGCCTCATCGTCGGCATAGGCCTTCAATGTGATAAGGCCGCGGAGGTTATCCAAAAAGGAATCTCCGAGCCCGGTATAAACATCAAGGTATCTTTTTAAAATACGCTTTGCAACCGTTTGAATAGCTGCAATCGAAAGAGGTATTAAGGGCACGCAGACAAAAAGCACAAGGGCGGCAAAAAAGTTTATCGGTGCAAGAATTATAAAAAGAGTTACCGGAGCCGCCATACTGAAAAAAAACTGAGGCAGATAGGCCCCAAAATAAGAATCGAGCTGCTCGATTCCGTCAGTGCCTATTTGAGTAACCTCAGCCATGCTTATATATTGAGAATAATTAAGCTTTAGCGAAATAAATTTATCGTAGAGCATCGAGCGCAAAGTTCTTTTAACCTCGGTTCCTGCCCTATACGAAAAGTAAGAGCGTTTACGGACGGCAACAACTCTTATTATCAAGGCAGCCGAAGCTGCGGATAACAACAAAAAAACCGTTTTTTTATCAAGTAAAGAATTATATAGGCCGAAAATAAAGCGCACAGTTACAAAGGTAATAGCCGTATTGCACAATAGAGAAATCCATGAAGAAAGAGCCGAAAGCAATATCCATTTTTTACTTTTCGGCACCGACCTTGTCAGGCGTTTATGAATCATAACTAACCTCTAAGAAAATATACCCGTATTTTATAGGAAAGAAATAAAAATAGCAATAGGCTAACTTTTAGAGTAAATTAATCAATCATAAAAAATCCTCTCACTGAAATTTCTCATATCAGAGTAATTACATATTAACAATTACCTTAAAGCTGATTTTATAAAGTCTCTATTTCTTGAACACTTAAACCGGTAGCTTTTGCAATACTCTCAATAGGAAAATTCATTGTAAGCAAGTTTTTTGCTATTTCAAGCTTTGTTTGGTATGAGCCGTCAGAAAAGCCTTGCTGTATACCAATCCTTAGACTTTCTTCTCTCTGCACTGCGATGTCTGTATCATAATCATATTCGGCTACTAACATATTGATTACCTCCCGTGATTTTCGTTGTAAGTATTCTTTTAAGATTCCTTTTTCTATACACATTTTTACCGCATTGGTAAATCCGTTTTCAGGGTTGAGTTGTATTTGGTTTCTAACCTCTTCAACAAATAGACTGTATTCTTCAAGTGGTTTGCAGACTGTTAGAATTTTGTTTGCCTTATCTGTATTGATGTTTAAAACCTGCACACTCAGTTCCAGCGGGGCGTGTTCAGGCTTTGTTATAAATGCATCAGATAATTTTAGAGCTGTAGTTTCAGGGTAGTCTTCCTTGCCGTTATAAAAAACATAAAATTCAGGTGTAGGTATTTTAGACAGCTTTTTTAAATACCTGTCTGTAGGTGCTTGCAGTTTTTCATAGAGCCTTGCTATGTATTCTAAAAAGCGTAGAGGCATATTCTCGTTTATTGTAGACTGGTGTTCAGCCAACACGATTATTTTACCATCTACAAGGCAGGAAACATCGTTGATTATGTTCATGTACATGACATTATCGAGCCTTATATTTTCTACAGGACAAGACATCGGTAGATTTGTACCGTGCAGAGCATTATATAAAGATAAAAAATTCTCTTTTGCCTTTTCGTCTTCACTAAAAAGGTCGACAAAAACGGAGTCCTTGTATTTTCTATTTGAAGTACTCATAACTGTTTCCTCACTTGATTGTATTATAGCACAGGTTAGTCGTTTTTAAAAGCAGTATATACCGAATTTAGCCGTAAAGCATTGAGCTTGCACTCAATTCAGTTAAAAGTGCAAAAATTTTTCAATCTTGCACCTAAAATAAGTGCTTGTAATCTTTAAAAAAAAGAAGTAAAATGCAATTCTTATGGTAAAAATAAATTCTCTCAAGTTTAAATACCCGAATTCAAAAAAAGAAGTCTTAAAAAATATAAATTTGGAAGTAAAACAAGGCGATTATATTTCGATTGTGGGAGAAAACGGCTGCGGAAAAAGCACCCTCCTAAAGCTGATCTTAAAATTGCTAAAAATACAAAAAGGTGAAATTATTATCGATGCAAAAAGAATAGGCTATCTTCCGCAAAAAAAAGAAAACCTAAACGATTTCCCGATTACGCTTTTTGAACTTTTAAATTCCTATAGAAAAATATTAAAGATACGGGAAAGCGATTGTGCTCTAAAAGCCCTGGAAAGAGTGAATTTAACCGAATACAAAAACAGCCTTGTAGGAGAGCTTTCGGGAGGTCAGCTTCAAAAACTTTACATAGCCCGTGCCCTTATCGGAGATCCCGACCTTTTAATCTTAGATGAACCTTCTACCGGAATAGATGTTCAGGGACAAAAAGAAATCTATTCTTTTGTAAAAGATTTAAACGTTAAAAAGGGGCTGACCGTCATTTCGGTTGACCATAATTTAGATGCCGCTATTTTTAATTCTACCAAAATATTTCACATAAAAAACGGAGAAGGCCATTTGTGTAATCCCAAACAATATACTTCGGAATTTTTTAATCCGAGCTTTGTTCAATTTAAACCAAAGGGGGAAAAATAAAATGCTTCAATATGGATTTATGCAAAATGCCTTTATCGTTTCTTTTTTTATAGGAATCCTTTGTCCTTCAATCGGCTTATTTTTAGTGCTCAGAAGATACTCCCTCATAGGAGACACCCTTTCCCACAGCTCCCTTGCAGGCGTTACCCTTGCCCTCGCTTCAGGAATAAACCCCATCCTTGGAGCCTTTATTTTTACGACAGCAGCAGGAGCCCTGATAGAAGCCCTACGGAATACTTTTAAAGAATACCAAGATTTAATCCTTTCAATAGTTTTGTCCTTGAGTGTCGGAATCGCTATTACCCTCATAAGCTCGGGAACCGTTAGAGCAAATGCCGAAACCTATTTATTCGGAAGCGTCTTAACCGTTTCTTCTTCGGATTTAATTACCGTGATTGCCTTAAGTATTTTATCCTTGGTTACTCTCGGCCTCATGTATCACAAGATGGTCTACATAGCCCTCGATGAAGATATTGCAAAAATAATAGGAGTTAAGGTTAGGCTTATCAATTACTTGTTTTCAGGCCTAACAGCAGCAACGATAGCCGTTTCATTAAAAATAGTAGGAATGTTGGTTTTAAGCTCGATGATAGCCCTCCCCGTCGCAACAGCCCTTCAATTAAAAATGAGCTTTAAAAAGACATTGATTTTTTCTATTTTGATAAGCGTTGCAGACATAATGCTCGGCTTGGTCTTATCCTATCACCTAAATGTCGCCCCCGGCGGCTTTACAGCCCTCGTGTCGGTCATCGTATTAATAATAACGATAGGGATAAATTCCTTTTTAAAACAGAATAAACTATCTGCATAATAAAAGTAGAAAATAAATAACAGGCAAGCAACAAGTTGCGGAAAAAAGCAATTTAGTATATAATTTATAGTTATGGAGGTAGATTATGTCTGATGCTCTTATACAAGTTGAAAATCAAGTTCTTTCTTTTTCTTTAGCAGAACAGATTCGACTTCTTACCTTTATTGCAAATAATGTTAATAAACAAACTTCTATCTTGGCAGAAGGAGAAGCCTTAAAAAAAATTAGAGAATCAAGTCTGGAAACCGTTTGGGAGAGTATAAAGAATGACTCGTGGTGATGTTTATATGCTTGATTTCGGCATTCCGGCCGGGAGTGAACCAGGGATGAGGCGACCGGTAATAATAATACAGTCCGATAAAAAGAATTTGAATAGTTTAAATACAAAAATAGTTGTCCCTCTTACATCTAATACTGTCAATGCCGAATTAAAAGGTAATGTTTTCATTCCCAAAAATGAATCACAACTTCCAAAAAATTCTGTTGCACTTGTTCATCAAATTATAGTGGTAGATAAATCCCGACTTGAAGAAAAAGTTGGAAAAGTATCCAAGCACATACTTTTACAGATTGAACAAGAAATCGATTATGTGCTAAAAGAATAAATCTATAAAAACAGCTTACTAACCTTATTTAAAATTTTCTATACGGGGAACGCACAGGCTTAGAGGCATCTCGGATAGTCCAGTCCTCAAGAGCTTCGCCGGAAAGACGCGGCATAAAGCGTTTTTCCTTTACGGTCTTCATCGAAGACCCGGCACCTACAGATTCATTCCACCAATCGTATAAGTGAACATTTGTCTTTACGCCCAAAAAGTTGTGAGTTTTTTCGAGAGAAACAAAGCCGATTGGGTCATATTCATAAAACTTTAATTTCGAATCAGCCGTATTCGGATGTATTTCATAGGGAAGCCATTTTTGCGGAATATAATTGTTTCCAATTATTTTTTTATACTCACTCGGCATTCCGTAGGTGTAAAGAAGCTTAGTATGGGTATCAAGTGCACACATTAAGTTATTGAGAGCATTTTCAAAAAGGCCGCCTTTAGCCGCATAAGCGGTAAATTTAAAGAAAATAAAACGTTCAAGGATTTTAGCTTCTGAAGGCTCATCATAAATAGGCAAATCAAAGGGGTGAACTCCTTCTACCTTGAAATAAACTACATCGCTTATCTTATTTGTTATGCCTAAAAACACGGAAGACCCCGGCACCTCGGTTTCTCGATATTGATAAGTTTTCCCTTCTTTCCCCCAGCCTTCATGAGGAGAACAAGACTCCCATTTAAAATCGGAGGTAAAAATGATTTCAACTGCCGGAGCCGACCCCTTTGAGGGCGAAGTAATTTTTGCCATGTGGATGAGGCAATCACCCAGCCTTGCTTTTTCGTAAATGCAGTCGGGATTTTCAGGATTAGCTTTTATACTATGGTCCTCTAAGTCCCCGGCTATTAGAGGATTCATAAAACAAAAGAGAAACAAAAATAAATTGAAAAACTTTAAAACGAATTTTTTCATAAGAGTATCTTAACTAAAAAAGCCGGAGACTCACGAGGAGGCTTCGGCTTAAGTTTAACTATCTATTCCCACTTCAAGGTATAGGTTACTTCGGCAGTACCGACAGCACTGGAAATATACGAAATCGTAAAATCTTTTGTTTCTCCACGCCTTAATATAAAATTTACAGGAGGAATTGATACGTCAACATCAGGAATCGAATATTGATTTACTCTATATTTCCATGCATCCTGCGACTTATCATACACAAATTCTATTATACTTTGATTATAGTCAGAAAGATATACCTTATCTCTGAGAGACCAACCAGCACCACGATTATATTTTGCTAACTTAGTATCCAGTTGAAAGTAAGGTATATTATTTAGCGATGTAAGATTTTTTTCTATAAATTGCAATGATGATACTGAATTTGCACCAGAAGTTCCCTTCTTATAGAGCTCAACTGAACTCTTATAAGTCTCTGCAACTGCCCAAATTGAAGAAAAATTAGAAGCGGCATCTCCAGAATCTTCACATATCCTAGCTCTAAAATCGTATGTAAAAAGGGCCCAATCCTTTTCAGCCCCCCAAGCAGCCCAGAGATAATCTTTAGAACCGATATCAATATTTTCCAATTTTTTAGCAATTATAGTTAATTTACCTCCATCAGGTATCTTCCTAAACACCACTTTTACAGTTTCCTGTTGTCCAACAACACGTGTGGCAATCGTTTTGTTTTCCAAAACCTCGGAAACACCTGTCCAACTTAAAACCTCATATCCTTCGTCCGATCGAGCAAAGAAAGTTACTTTTTCTCCTTTTTTGACATAGTCGCCGGTTTTAATAAGTTTTTGCTTATATTTATCATTTTCCTTATATTCATAAATAGCAGTAATGGCGCCTTTACCTTCCTTATCAAAAATGATTTTATAAGCTTCTTCTACTTCAACTTTTGCAACAGCAGATGCCCTGTCAGCAGTTTTCTCACCGTCAACCTTATCGTTTGTATTTGTAGCAACACAATAATAGTATTCGGTTTTTACCGAAGAAGTATCTACATTTAAATTGAGAACCCCAGATGTCTCTCCGTCTAGTTTTGTTCCATTTTCATTACTATTAGAAGTGTTTCTATACCATTGATAAGAAACCTGCCCCATATCCATTGAAAGAGCTTCCACTTTAAGACTTATATTGCCTGAGGTGTTTATGGGAAGAGTCTTGCCTTCAGGCTCCTTAATAATTTTAGGCTGAGCTGCATCCGTATAGAGCGGGCCTGAACTTATCAAGAGTTTTACAGCATCGGTTTTTACCGTATCGGTAAGACCGTTAGAAGAATTTCTATTGGTTACTTCACAATATATGTAGCAGTTTGTTGCGACGGTTTTATTAGGCCGGTAAGTATACAATACTTCTCCAGGTATTAATGTTCCACCCTCGTTCGATTGATAGTCATTTTTATACCACTTATATGAAAGAGTTTCTCCATCAGGAGCAGGGGCAGTCTTAACCTCCATAACAGCATCTTCAGTTGAGTTTAAAGGTATCCGCAAGGCCTTAGGTTGAGCTAATATAAGGGGGCGTGCAACAGTGTATTCAGGATTTTTCGTTGTAATAACCTCCGTTCTCTTTTTGACAATATTATTACGGTATGGGGAAAACCCAGCACCGTTTGCTTTTTTTTCGGCAGGTTTGGTAAATGCAGAATTTTTTTGTGCATTATAGTTATTATTAGTAATATTTTGCTTTATCCAGCTATACAATACAACACTGCCGTCCTCTTTAACATAACCGACAGGATCGCTTAAATAAAAAGGTTCATTGAATTGTTTATGGCTTCCCTTCGACGGGGCTGCGTAATCGGTCCACCCGCTGGGCACCCCTAAACTGCTTATAGAAGCGGGATCGCTATAGTAAAAGAGAAATTTAGAATGGGTATCAACACAGAACATTGAGTTATCAAGCGATACCCCGCCTGATGCCGTAAAACGGTAAAAATAAAAGCGTTTTTCTTTTTCCGAATCAAAAAGAGGCGGCGTATTACCATCCCATCTATCCGTCCTTGACTTATAGCGGTAAAATTTCACATTACCCATATGTTTTAGGCCGGAACCGAAATCAGGGCCTGCGTATTGCTCAGGCGAACCTGACCATGAATCAGCTTTAAAACGATAAGAAGCAATATTAGTGCTGTTATTAAAGTCATTGATATAAACTACCCATTCATCAAATTTCGATGCAAGAAAGCCGTAATCTTTATCATAATAGGTAAAGGGATCTATTTCTTCGGTTATAGTATTTACCTTTATTACATATTTTTTATTTCCGTTTTTGTCTACAGGATTATATACGGCATCAGCATTTCTTTTGACGGTAAGCTTCATATTCCAACCTAAGTATTTACCCTCTTTTCCTTCAACCGAAATTTCTGCAGTGGCACTATCATTGCCTTCAAATTTTATAGGATTAGGATTAAGTTTTACAGGCAGATTATCAAAGGTCTTAAATATGACAACTATATCATCCTCGGTTATTTGCGTTACATTTGAAGGAACACTAACGTCTTTTCCGATTTCACTTTTAATCCCCTGCACATAAATCTCCAGAGGTTCCAAAGCAACATCTTCATTTTCAGCTCTCTTTGCTCTGGTGACGGATACAAAATGTTCAAAGTCCTTGTATTGACCTTTTAGCGCCTTTACAGAAATTTTTACATCAATGCTTTCATCTTCTTTTAGCTCAATGCTGTTTTTTTCTAAAACAACAGGAATAACGGTTTTTTCCGTACCGTAACTGAATTCCGCCCTAATATCGGCTGCCGAAATCATAGTTTTTTTGTAAGGAAGAGTTACGCTTCCGCTCATAGCATTTTCTCCGGCAATTGTAAGGCTCTCCAATTTTAAGTCGAAGGGTTCATTTTGAGTAATCTTGATAACCTTTGTAAGTTCACCGTATTTAGCTTGGGTATCCTTTATTTTTATAGTTACAGGAACTGCTTTTCCTGAAACCAAGGGCACCCCATCTCCGTTAATTTCAATACTTACATCAACGTTTTCCATAGTTGATAAAGCTCCCACAGCCTTTACCTTTATATTCTCTGAAAGTATCTCTTCAACAGAAGGGGCAACATTTACAAAATACTCTCTAGCTTCAGCAAATTTTTTTAACTTATCGGCTTCATCAATGGGTACTTCAGAAAGGACAGGGACAACGGGATTGTCTGCAACAAATATTTCGGTTATATACATTGTCATCCCTATATCATCATTTACACGGGAATACCAAGAAGATCCCAAAGCAGGTTTACACGCGCTTAACAATGTTAAAACAAGGCCTGCAAATATAAGACCGGCAAACCTTTTTATTAATTTAGTTTTTACCGCAACTATGTTTTTCATATTTCACCTCACACCTTAAATAAAAGCCCCAAACTTATACCGAAGTCCAGGTTATTCATAAAAAACGAATTTATAGGTTTTTTTTCAAAATTTACATCAATACCATTTTTTTTGCCATTAATAATTGCTGCCTGTTCTACCTTTTTAGGAAGAGCTACATACCCAGGCTTATAAACGGAATAGGACAAATATCCGCCCATAGTCAAATCCATTGTAGAAACTACAGGCTGGTTATAAGCTATAGATAGTTTTAAAAGAAGACTCAGCGGGTTCATTTTTTTCATCATAGCTTCAGAAATGTAAAGAGTTCCTGTCTCAGAGGTAAAATCAATCTTTTCAGCCTTTAAAGCAGCAAGTTCTTCATTATTCAAATTAGTATAAAGCTCATAAGTGGGCTGAGGATCGGCCAGCATCTTTCCTCCTATGCCGAAACCTAAAACCAGCCTGTTTTTTAAAAGCATTGTTTTAAGACTTGTTCCAAAAGTTACAACCGGTGTCATATAAACACGGCAATAAACTTCAATATCTTTTTTATAGCTGCCTCCGCCGGGCGCAGAAAAATTCATATTCTTTGTTCCTGAAATCTGGCCTGAAAACCCCTGCCCTACGCCGAGGTTAAAGGCAAGTCCAAGTCCTCCGAAGATATTATTATTTGTATAATTAAAATATCTGACAGAATCAAAAATATAGGTAAGTTCGGCTTCTCCGTTCATAATAAAACCGGCCATACCGCGCATAAAATCGGCGCCCAAATATTGTTTATCAGCTTCATTTATATGGGGGTCGGTATAGGAGCCGGAAAAATTAGCTCTAAGGCCCAGAGTAAAGCCTTCTTCAAAAGCAAAGGCTGAAAAGCTTACAAACACAAACATAACCAAAAAAATAAATTTCCTAATTGGTCTCATAAACACCTCAATCCTTAAATGATACAATTTTTTTACCGAATGGTCAATATGGGAATTGTTATATCTCAATAAATTCCCCCTGATGGACTTTTTTATATTTTTAAGATAAAATATAAGAATATGGAAGAACTTTTCTATCTTGCAAAAATAGGCGAAATTAACCTAAAAAAAGGGAATTTAAAAGACTTTGAAATGCGGCTTTCGCAGAATTTACGCAGCTATTTACCGGAGGCTAAATCCAATATACGCGTAAGAGCCGGAAGAATGTATGTAAGCGTCAAGCCCGAATTTAAAGAAAAAACCGAAGAAGCCCTAAATAAACTCATAGGCATTACAGGCTGGGCAGAAGCCATTCCTGCCGAAAAAACTATTGAAGCCATTACCGAAACAGCCAAAGCCGAAGCCATAAGGGCCCGGGATGCAGGGGCTAAGACCTTTAAAATAGAATCCCGCAGAGGAGAAAAAAACTTCCCCCTGACCTCCTACGAAATTTCACGGGAAGTGGGAGGGGTAATCCATACCGAAGGAATTTTAAAAGTAGACGTCCATAATCCCGACATTGTAATTTCCATCGAAGTAAGAGAAAAAGCCTTTATCTACGGCCTTGAGCACAAGGGACGGCGGGGGCTCCCCTGCGGCTGTTCGGGAAGAGGCCTTTTGCTCCTATCGGGAGGAATAGACTCCCCCGTTGCGGGCTTTAAGATGCTCACCCGCGGAATGAAGCTGGACTATATCTATTTTCACTCCCATCCTTATACCTCGCCCGAAGCCCAAGCTAAGGTTGAAAAACTGGCTGAAATCTTAGCCGCTTACGGCCTCGGCGGATACCTCAATATAATTCCTTTTACAAAGGTGCAGCAGCAAATCAGAGAAAAAAGCCCCGAGGCCTACCTAACTTTAATGATGAGAATCTGCATGATGAAAATAGCAAATATGACGGCAAGGGGTATCAATTCCAAATGCCTTATCACGGGAGAAAGCCTTGCTCAGGTTGCAAGTCAAACAGTAGAAAACCTGACCGTAACAAACTCTTATGCGGAATTTCCTGTTTTTAGGCCCCTCATCGGCCTTGATAAGGAAGAAATTACGATAGAAGCCAAGAAAATAGGCACCTACGAAACTTCAATCTTGCCGTATGAAGATTGCTGTGTAATGTTTTCACCCAAACACCCTATTTTACACTCAAACCTCAAAGACGCTGCCGAAATTTTCGAAAGAATGGAAATAGACGGCCTTTTAGAAGAGGCATACTCACAAAGAGAAGTAAAAAAGATGAGTTTTTAAAGATGATAAAAAACCTTGTTGACCTCCGAATCGAGAGGATTCATTGCATAAGTTCTCCTGCCGAAATGGTAGAAAAAATACCCGCCTCGGATTCTCTTTATTCTTTTATAGCCGAAGCCCGAAAAACTATTAGCGATATAATAAACGGGAAGGATGAGCGTTTTTTACTTATAGTCGGCCCCTGCTCA
Proteins encoded in this window:
- a CDS encoding ABC transporter ATP-binding protein/permease, which gives rise to MIHKRLTRSVPKSKKWILLSALSSWISLLCNTAITFVTVRFIFGLYNSLLDKKTVFLLLSAASAALIIRVVAVRKRSYFSYRAGTEVKRTLRSMLYDKFISLKLNYSQYISMAEVTQIGTDGIEQLDSYFGAYLPQFFFSMAAPVTLFIILAPINFFAALVLFVCVPLIPLSIAAIQTVAKRILKRYLDVYTGLGDSFLDNLRGLITLKAYADDEAQHRELNAEAENFRRVTMRVLTMQLNSIFVMDTVAYGGTALGTIVSLYQLRAGNLSIEGALLFILLCAEFFLPLRALGSFFHIAMNGITAANRLFELMDVKSDSASILSEAELEETAKKIKGSQPGSQPDSLQGNLPSLEVKNLNFNYNESKQALKNISLEFLKPGFYGIAGESGSGKSTAAALLMGLQKNYSGEILLSGIEAKKLPDEFRAKYMNLVSTESFLFGASVRENLLIAKPAASDEELMSVLKKVLLDEFILNRNSSGDGNSGLDFYIESGGKNLSGGQVQRFALARALLHDTDIYIFDEAVSNIDVESEELILSTLYELSKTKIIIFISHRLANIENADHIYVFEKGEIKEEGTHSSLIEKNGIYARMYLQQKDLEKIRMDVK
- a CDS encoding Rpn family recombination-promoting nuclease/putative transposase, encoding MSTSNRKYKDSVFVDLFSEDEKAKENFLSLYNALHGTNLPMSCPVENIRLDNVMYMNIINDVSCLVDGKIIVLAEHQSTINENMPLRFLEYIARLYEKLQAPTDRYLKKLSKIPTPEFYVFYNGKEDYPETTALKLSDAFITKPEHAPLELSVQVLNINTDKANKILTVCKPLEEYSLFVEEVRNQIQLNPENGFTNAVKMCIEKGILKEYLQRKSREVINMLVAEYDYDTDIAVQREESLRIGIQQGFSDGSYQTKLEIAKNLLTMNFPIESIAKATGLSVQEIETL
- a CDS encoding metal ABC transporter ATP-binding protein encodes the protein MVKINSLKFKYPNSKKEVLKNINLEVKQGDYISIVGENGCGKSTLLKLILKLLKIQKGEIIIDAKRIGYLPQKKENLNDFPITLFELLNSYRKILKIRESDCALKALERVNLTEYKNSLVGELSGGQLQKLYIARALIGDPDLLILDEPSTGIDVQGQKEIYSFVKDLNVKKGLTVISVDHNLDAAIFNSTKIFHIKNGEGHLCNPKQYTSEFFNPSFVQFKPKGEK
- a CDS encoding metal ABC transporter permease, which codes for MLQYGFMQNAFIVSFFIGILCPSIGLFLVLRRYSLIGDTLSHSSLAGVTLALASGINPILGAFIFTTAAGALIEALRNTFKEYQDLILSIVLSLSVGIAITLISSGTVRANAETYLFGSVLTVSSSDLITVIALSILSLVTLGLMYHKMVYIALDEDIAKIIGVKVRLINYLFSGLTAATIAVSLKIVGMLVLSSMIALPVATALQLKMSFKKTLIFSILISVADIMLGLVLSYHLNVAPGGFTALVSVIVLIITIGINSFLKQNKLSA
- a CDS encoding type II toxin-antitoxin system PemK/MazF family toxin translates to MTRGDVYMLDFGIPAGSEPGMRRPVIIIQSDKKNLNSLNTKIVVPLTSNTVNAELKGNVFIPKNESQLPKNSVALVHQIIVVDKSRLEEKVGKVSKHILLQIEQEIDYVLKE
- a CDS encoding immunoglobulin domain-containing protein; its protein translation is MKNIVAVKTKLIKRFAGLIFAGLVLTLLSACKPALGSSWYSRVNDDIGMTMYITEIFVADNPVVPVLSEVPIDEADKLKKFAEAREYFVNVAPSVEEILSENIKVKAVGALSTMENVDVSIEINGDGVPLVSGKAVPVTIKIKDTQAKYGELTKVIKITQNEPFDLKLESLTIAGENAMSGSVTLPYKKTMISAADIRAEFSYGTEKTVIPVVLEKNSIELKEDESIDVKISVKALKGQYKDFEHFVSVTRAKRAENEDVALEPLEIYVQGIKSEIGKDVSVPSNVTQITEDDIVVIFKTFDNLPVKLNPNPIKFEGNDSATAEISVEGKEGKYLGWNMKLTVKRNADAVYNPVDKNGNKKYVIKVNTITEEIDPFTYYDKDYGFLASKFDEWVVYINDFNNSTNIASYRFKADSWSGSPEQYAGPDFGSGLKHMGNVKFYRYKSRTDRWDGNTPPLFDSEKEKRFYFYRFTASGGVSLDNSMFCVDTHSKFLFYYSDPASISSLGVPSGWTDYAAPSKGSHKQFNEPFYLSDPVGYVKEDGSVVLYSWIKQNITNNNYNAQKNSAFTKPAEKKANGAGFSPYRNNIVKKRTEVITTKNPEYTVARPLILAQPKALRIPLNSTEDAVMEVKTAPAPDGETLSYKWYKNDYQSNEGGTLIPGEVLYTYRPNKTVATNCYIYCEVTNRNSSNGLTDTVKTDAVKLLISSGPLYTDAAQPKIIKEPEGKTLPINTSGNISLKVEALSMDMGQVSYQWYRNTSNSNENGTKLDGETSGVLNLNVDTSSVKTEYYYCVATNTNDKVDGEKTADRASAVAKVEVEEAYKIIFDKEGKGAITAIYEYKENDKYKQKLIKTGDYVKKGEKVTFFARSDEGYEVLSWTGVSEVLENKTIATRVVGQQETVKVVFRKIPDGGKLTIIAKKLENIDIGSKDYLWAAWGAEKDWALFTYDFRARICEDSGDAASNFSSIWAVAETYKSSVELYKKGTSGANSVSSLQFIEKNLTSLNNIPYFQLDTKLAKYNRGAGWSLRDKVYLSDYNQSIIEFVYDKSQDAWKYRVNQYSIPDVDVSIPPVNFILRRGETKDFTISYISSAVGTAEVTYTLKWE
- the thiI gene encoding tRNA uracil 4-sulfurtransferase ThiI — translated: MEELFYLAKIGEINLKKGNLKDFEMRLSQNLRSYLPEAKSNIRVRAGRMYVSVKPEFKEKTEEALNKLIGITGWAEAIPAEKTIEAITETAKAEAIRARDAGAKTFKIESRRGEKNFPLTSYEISREVGGVIHTEGILKVDVHNPDIVISIEVREKAFIYGLEHKGRRGLPCGCSGRGLLLLSGGIDSPVAGFKMLTRGMKLDYIYFHSHPYTSPEAQAKVEKLAEILAAYGLGGYLNIIPFTKVQQQIREKSPEAYLTLMMRICMMKIANMTARGINSKCLITGESLAQVASQTVENLTVTNSYAEFPVFRPLIGLDKEEITIEAKKIGTYETSILPYEDCCVMFSPKHPILHSNLKDAAEIFERMEIDGLLEEAYSQREVKKMSF